One window from the genome of Cryptomeria japonica chromosome 6, Sugi_1.0, whole genome shotgun sequence encodes:
- the LOC131067306 gene encoding uncharacterized protein LOC131067306: MSMKMENPATVTEESDDQSSVKSDDQSSPKSDDSSGSNRVKFLYSYGGRILPRLGDGILRYVGGETRVMAVNRNVTFSDLMAKIAELLGSIVALKCQLPTQDLDALVSIKSDEDLDNLLEEYDGLRSSYKVRAFLFPLNPPPPAVANHSCPQLIPQGSPPTVQKLRGQIPVQIISKGGRPPRPPLVSSDAQNDRPVRYATQISAMASQQNSAGRAVSKAFVDHSSWAHLVCRRSNNYNNLYASSRIQPAQLPFSKKATKIPQQRSQTTAPYEKSTRTFESMQFLVQH; encoded by the exons ATGAGTATGAAAATGGAGAATCCGGCTACTGTTACAGAGGAATCCGATGATCAGTCGTCAGTAAAATCTGACGACCAATCGTCGCCTAAGTCGGACGATAGCAGCGGATCGAACCGCGTGAAGTTTCTGTACAGCTATGGAGGCAGAATTCTTCCTCGCCTCGGTGATGGAATCCTCCGTTACGTCGGCGGGGAGACCCGAGTCATGGCTGTCAACAGAAACGTCACTTTTTCAG ATCTCATGGCCAAAATAGCGGAGTTGTTGGGCTCGATCGTGGCGCTCAAGTGCCAGCTGCCTACTCAAGATCTTGATGCTTTGGTTTCCATCAAATCCGATGAGGATTTGGACAATTTGTTGGAGGAATACGATGGACTGAGGAGCTCCTACAAAGTTAGGGCTTTCCTATTCCCGTTAAATCCTCCTCCACCGGCGGTCGCAAATCATTCCTGCCCGCAACTGATTCCTCAGGGCAGCCCTCCGACCGTCCAGAAGCTTCGCGGGCAGATCCCTGTGCAAATAATCTCCAAGGGCGGTCGTCCTCCGAGACCGCCTCTCGTTTCTTCAGATGCGCAAAACGACCGGCCAGTCAGGTATGCAACTCAAATCTCCGCCATGGCGTCTCAGCAGAACTCTGCCGGGAGAGCCGTGTCAAAAGCCTTCGTCGATCATTCGTCCTGGGCGCATCTTGTTTGCAGGCGAAGTAATAACTACAATAATCTTTACGCTTCTTCTCGGATTCAACCGGCGCAGCTTCCATTCTCAAAGAAGGCGACGAAGATTCCACAACAGCGTAGTCAAACAACAGCACCTTATGAGAAGAGCACAAGAACCTTTGAAAGCATGCAGTTCCTTGTCCAGCACTAG